The proteins below come from a single Acanthopagrus latus isolate v.2019 unplaced genomic scaffold, fAcaLat1.1, whole genome shotgun sequence genomic window:
- the LOC119016312 gene encoding induced myeloid leukemia cell differentiation protein Mcl-1 homolog translates to MKRVVEGVLEKHRYAYNGMINKLSMNDRGDASFVSSVARSLFGDGTTNWGRVASLVAFGAVASQYLKEKGRGHCVEQVGQELSTYLLTEQRDWLLNNNSWVS, encoded by the exons ATGAAAAGAGTTGTGGAAGGTGTTTTGGAAAAGCACAGATACGCGTACAATG gaatgATCAATAAATTATCAATGAATGACAGAGGGGATGCAAGTTTTGTCAGCTCAGTTGCCAGGAGCCTTTTTGGAGACGGGACCACAAACTGGGGCCGGGTCGCCAGCCTGGTGGCCTTCGGGGCAGTGGCGTCTCAGTACCTGAAGGAGAAGGGCAGGGGCCACTGTGTGGAGCAGGTGGGACAGGAGCTCTCTACCTACCTGCTGACAGAGCAGAGGGACTGGCTGCTCAACAACAACTCCTGGGTGAGTTAA
- the LOC119016309 gene encoding induced myeloid leukemia cell differentiation protein Mcl-1 homolog, with translation MINKLSMNDRGDASFVSSVARSLFGDGTTNWGRVASLVAFGAVASQYLKEKGRGHCVEQVGQELSTYLLTEQRDWLLNNNSWDGFVEFFGVADPESTVRITLMAFTGFAVIGAILALLI, from the exons atgaTCAATAAATTATCAATGAATGACAGAGGGGATGCAAGTTTTGTCAGCTCAGTTGCCAGGAGCCTTTTTGGAGACGGGACCACAAACTGGGGCCGGGTCGCCAGCCTGGTGGCCTTCGGGGCAGTGGCGTCTCAGTACCTGAAGGAGAAGGGCAGGGGCCACTGTGTGGAGCAGGTGGGACAGGAGCTCTCTACCTACCTGCTGACAGAGCAGAGGGACTGGCTGCTCAACAACAACTCCTGG GATGGCTTTGTTGAATTCTTCGGGGTAGCAGACCCAGAGTCCACGGTGAGGATCACACTCATGGCATTTACTGGATTTGCTGTTATTGGAGCAATACTTGCCCTGTTGATTTAA